Sequence from the Rutidosis leptorrhynchoides isolate AG116_Rl617_1_P2 chromosome 3, CSIRO_AGI_Rlap_v1, whole genome shotgun sequence genome:
TAACAAGAGCTGTTTTAAGTTACTTTGTTGATTGGCTTGTTATAGTGATTTGAAGTTGTAATAGTAAAATCACATTTGAAATAATTGTTGTGAACTCATGTGATGAAAAATTGAAAAGGCTAAATTAGTAGTTAAATAATATGGAGGGTATATGTTGGTCCAATTATTTACTAATCCGGATCTTTTGATCATGAACAAGCAAGCATCCATTAACGTTTAACAATAAGATAAAAGATGTACATGAAGAGATAAACATTATGAACATGAATAAATCAATACAATATAATACACGTTGAAGTTacaatattgatttaaaaagagaaACATTGGTTGATCAagggagatcgagcatgatctcccctaaGCACCAGAATCGCCAAACAGCTCATCCACATTAGGGTTACTCTCTTATCTCAGTTAGTCCTAATGAAAACATAAACCTGTATATAGGCTACGAATGGGCTTCAATTGCCCTAATGGGCCTATGAACATTAAggcccaacagttatatatactcCTGCAACTAACCAAATTTATTATGCATATAATACTTTTGATGTGTAcaacataatgataatgataaacattAATTAACTATTCGTCCAACGACGGTCACacaaatatgcatcaacaataTAATGTTTTTTACAAGGTTTTGTCTGTTCGGATTACTCGAAAAGGTAGATATTTTTTACTTTAATGTATGTGACTTAAAAACTCTTCCCCGATCACCTTCAAGTTCTGAACGTCAAACTTTTTGTAAAAATATCAGAGACCTACCGGTATGTATGTGAAACACTAAAATGTAAATGGGTATACAAAGGTAAGGTGGGGGTTGGTAAGCTTTTGGCGAATACCGCATGTGCCCCTTGTCACGGGCATCTTAGTGATTATTTGTTGTTTAGGTAAAAGTCCAACTAATTTGCAAAcgcaaacacaaacacaaattccTAATTTCAAACTTGTTTTTCTTACTTTTCCCGGACAGGTCAAAAAATGAGATGAAATCTAACTGACCCCCACTACCATACTTTATTCCCTTTCATTCAAACCCTTGAGGTTTTCGTTAAATTGCAAAGATATATCGATTCTCACACATTTAGTAATACAGTAATGTACTATCTACTTAATGCGAGTATCGTTACAATAAAGATGGGATTTCTTATTTCCACGTAACTCTAGAAATGGTATGTGGCGGTAATCTAGAAAATATACATCGTGTATCCTCACAAGAGGACTTATGTTCAAAATTCACTAGCATTCATATCTTGATATGGTCAAGGAAAGGATTAGAAACGGTTACTGTATAACGCGGGCTAAAAATAGGCGCTATCATTGATTAGCCTGAATAGAGAAAACGTCATCTATTTACCAGCTTAAATCTTGCTATATAGGCTGTTAGGAGATGATTTCGTTGCAAATATACTACTCACTAGTTCCTTAATGTGAGATTCAAATATGTGGTTTACATTGATAATCAATCAAAAATATACATTAACATGTTATATAACACAATCAATTATAGCTTTCATGAATTTATTAACCAACAAAAGTAGCTTTTTGGATTTTGATCGTTTGACCTACAAAAATTTCGAGTATTTGAGATGAATTAGGACTCCGGGTTATCTCTAGTAATGACGAAACTTCAAAATGGTGTAATATACAGGGTTAAGCAGCACTGTGGGCTGGTCAATCATTTTTAGTGGTCCCTGAACTGTATGCACCTTTTAAATATGGTCCTTAAACTATAAGCTAACTCTAAAAATGGTCCCAACTATACGATCTATCTTATataaactttttatttatttattacgagTTCATTTCTTGGCATATGCTACCCTTCATTATAAGGTACAGCCTCCATATGCAATATCATCATTTCCTTACTCATGTGAATCCCACTGTGGTGTAACTTTTTTTACGTATACTTGAGTATCCGACTTATTTTTCATAGCCATCACGAGGTAACCCAGTGGTTGGGGCCCCGACATCCTTACAAAATGTCTCATGTTCAAATCTTGTGGTAGCTAGAGAAGGTTGGAAACAACCAGATAGTAATCATTGTAACCCGAACATGGAGAAACTTCAGAACTTTATAACCAAGTATCTGACTCATTTTACGAGTCGATTAATCGTAGGGCGATTATCCGATTTACAGGCAGTTCGAAGTTAACTTTTATTCGTATACCTGAGAATCCGACTCGCTTTATAAGCTCTAATTAATCACAGAGCAACTATCCAATTTACAGAGAGTCCAGAGTCATCATCGATGAACATCCGTGACCACAAGGAGAAATGGTGCAACTTAACATCATCCATTAAAGATTTTGTTCAATCACTTTCTTATGCAAAAATAGCATATGGAAATAGGTCTATAAACAATAGTTCTCGTATGACCCAACTTTTAAGATTAAAGAAATAGAGTTAATAAATATAGATCTGTTTTTTTCACCTAATTCAGAGAAAAACACTAGTCAAGCAACAAAAAATTGACAATTACACAATGATCTGCAAACAAAAGCATCATTGACATACTAATTTGTcaaaaaataaatattttattCATATCTAGCACTAAACTTCTAAGAGTATGTTTTTTTTCCATTTAACCATCGCAAGATAGCCCAGTGATTGGAACTCTGAGCTCATTGCAAGAGGTCTCAGATTCGTATCCTGTCTTGGACGAATATTTTGTGGTGGCTaaggaagggttggaaacagccagagaTTAATCATGTTGGGCTGCATACATCAGAATATGAGGTCGGATTACTCTTCATCTTTGGTAGTCCGAACAGAAGAGAGGGAAAAAAAATCAAGCGTAAATTACATTTCTGATTCACACAAAATCATCTCTAAAGACCGTTTATTACACTATTCGTGCTTgtgaaacccatgaaaatttgattctaccattttcatggcgtctcacacgttttttgtttttgttttctttaacctacttattggccggaggtccattcggaaACAATCTCtatatccatagaacattgagaggaaGGACTTTGTCTACTATTGAGGTGTTTCACTCTCGGTGAAGAAATAACTTGTCTTTATTCTAGAATtaaggaaagattgtctacatcataCATTCGCATACCCCAATTTttgtgggattgagttttgttgtcgTGGTTGTGATTTGCATATTTTTCCCAACTTCTTTCTGTCACACTTGAATCAACAAAAGTACCCTTAAATCAtcttttattttttctttattCATGCCTTTTGGTAGTTTAAAAACTGATTATTATTCAATCTTAACACGATAAGAAAGTATATGAATTATCAAGAAGTTAGATTCTGTGGAAAATAAAAAATAATACGGTATGTGGGCAcatgaaaataaaaatattaaacaagagAAGACAAAGCTATCTTTGTCTAAAACTTATTAATAACAAAATACAAATTTGAGGAATTTATTAGTGTATTATAATGAAATTGCTCTAGATAGTGTGTTTAGCAGTATAGTCTAAAGAGAATTTTGAGAGATCAATCAATTAGAATCTTTGGACAAAAACAAATATCAACACCAACATCGTCTCATTTAATTATCAGATAACTAAAATAATTAAATTCTCTGCAATCTGAAAGAGAATGTTGTCCCCTACCTTTTAAAGAAAAATAGTATGGATCTCTTATAGAACTAATTACACCCTATAGTTGTATCCACAACAAAAAACTTGATTTATTTTAACCACCTAAAACCAATTCAAAGATGAAACTAATGTCATCTGTCTAAATTTTCAGTAATTCACTAAGTAACAAGCACTAACAGGCCAAAATAACCATGGCAACAACAGGAACAAAATAAGAAACAACACATGGTCCTAGAAAAAATCAGAGTCAGTTTGGGGTCATCTTTGGAACCAACATCGAGTACATAGTACGAAAACAATCACGACGGGCGTACAAACTATTGtttatgacgatctctatcaattAATTGTACTGTAATTAAGACATAAAGTATATGTTTTCACTTTCCATATACATCCAATACCACTTAGCTACGCACTTTTAGCTTTGGTAAGAAAAAATATTATCATTGACTCATTACCATAATGTATTCATTGGCATAAGGGTTAAATGTCTGAAAATCTATCCTACTTTACCCAAAATAAAAGTTTGATGCACATTATAAAAAAATTCTAAAAAATCAGATTACACTAGAAATTATGGTTAAAGTTTGATAAATTTTCATAACTTTAACCCTTTTGTTAAAACTCTACTTGTAATTATACATTTTTCAAACTCAGATTAACAGGAGATAAGCACTCTTAGCAAACTGATATAAGAAATGGCCTAATGGGCAATTTTTGAATTAGAACATCTACTAAAGCTCTCATAAAAAGTTTGATACAATGTGTACAAATTAGAACCCATTCTGTTAAGCCCTAATGTGAATTTGGATTCTTATGAAATTGTGGTCTGAATGTAGGAGGAGAAGCAACTAAAGGGAGTACCTGTGAAGAACTTGAAGGATACTGATGACTAATTTCCTTTTCATTAGAGACAATAACTGTGATGAATGATCCATTTTCATCACCTTTGATTTTATACTCATCACTTTTTTGAACACAACCATCAACTCTGCTTTTTTCAATCAATTTGCTTTTTTGAAGTTTATCTTCAGCATCTCTCAAAAACTTAAAATTTGGAGGTGGTGATGCCCAAATCCTGTTGAATTCTGCATCACTTGTTGAATGTCTCAATGGACTAAAAGTTTTTAGTGTTGAATCTCTTGGTGGAGTTAAAAATGATGGTGAAGCAATTGGAGTAAAATATGGTGTCTCAACTGAAAACACAACATCACTCAAACTTCTACCTCTTGACCCTTTTTTACTCCTATCTTCTGATTCCAAATCTTCTTTTGTTTCTTCTTTAATTGTGAAGAGAAACCTTGGTGGGCCAGAGAGGTTATGCAGCCTCAAAAGCTCACTTTCAACAGTCAAGTCATCATAATGTTCACCAAGTGGTCTAAACCATGATTGTGAAGATGATGGTTGTGGTTCATGAACTTGGGTGTCTGTGGTTAGCCCTGTTGAGCTTAAAGATGAAGGCTTTTTCCAACAAAACAAGTACAGAAACTCTTTTGCTGGACTATTATAACTTTCTTGAATCTCTCTATTAGTTACCCTTTTCTTCTTCCACCATAACAAATAGTACAGCTCAGCAATAAGAGCTAACAATAAACAACCAAACACAAGACTTAAACCAAGTCCTACTCTACTTGAAGATCTCATATTTATTGACTCACATTACAGATGATATAAAAGAAaactatttttcttcaaaaacttaCTTGATGAACCTCATAGGACTTTTCACAAACAGCTGGTGTGCATGAAAGCTTCACAAAATGTTTTTGAATCAATTTAGCATGGAGAAGCCTTGTTTCCCTTATCTTTATCTGACCATAAAAACTTTGGCTCCAAAAATAGAGATATTCCTAACTctaataaagtgaaaaattatatacaaaaaaaaaagtATATGTATTCATACGCGTGTGTGTGTTTTTAATTTGAAATCAAGCTCTTGAATGATTATGCATCATTAAATTGGTGAATCGTCATTTTTTTACTCTATAGTTTGTATCCATAAGACCACCCTATGGTTAGTTACCCGTCCATTACCCGCTCATTATCCGTAACTAACCATAGACACCACTTAGTTACCCGCATTAGTTACCCGCTTTCAACATAGATTTAACGGAagagttataggaattgcgggtctcagtgctttttattgttggacttgatgctttattgcttgtacgttgtatattaagaggagtattgttttagccatgatagggagtgtttagttatgagttagttataggatattggcgctgatgtggaaggttaagaggatgaatagtttagttacgatagggagtggcgcTAAGAATTAAAAAATAGACGTGTGACCACAACCACATCTTGTCTATGTTATAAATAATTTACATTTGTTTTGATGTAACATAAAGACAAGGATAAGTTTTCCACAGAAAGATTCTTTTAAAAAGAAATGAAAGTGAGATTATTTCTCCATTTGTCAAAAAAGTGCACTAGTGATAACAGGGTGAAATCTAACTCCTTAAATAAGAAATAAAAGATTGCCAATAGTGCGTTTGACTTGTCATGATTAATAAGTTACGATCAAAGATACACTTTGTTGTTTTTTGATAAATTTGTGTAAGGCTTGGAGCTATATTATCATATATCATGTGTGaatatgtaaatttttttttttttttttgaaagcaagATATTATATTACTCAAGAAAATCTCAAAGTACAATATACGCACACCTCAAAGCGTAGAGATACCGAGATAGAATCCTACGCCAACTAAAAATACATGGAAGGAAACGCGCTAAATTCACAACTTATACAAGTAGTGATCTAGGATTATGTAACCAATCATGCCATTCGATTTTTCTTTTCTTGCAACGCTTTGCGACCCAATCATAGCTCAAGACTTGAATCTCATTGAGTGCATTCGGAGGAGTCCAAGATGTCTTCTTAAAAACTTTTTGGTTTCTATTCTTCCAAATAAGGTAGCCGCAAATCCATTCAACCGCTTGCCATAATTGACCACCCAATTCGGAACAATTCGAAGGAACACAACCGCGAAGGAGATTATCAAAGGAAAGATTAGTCGAATCAAAACCCCACCAATCACGAACTTTTTCCCATACTACTCGAGCATGCGAACACGACAAAAGAGAATGGTTGACCGTTTCTATATGAACGCCACAAAGAGGGCAAAGAACGGAATTAAGATCAATACCCCGCTTGTCGAGTTCGGACAAGACGGGTAATCTTTCCCGCTTCGCTCTCCAAACAAAAACTTCTACCTTTTTAGGAACAAGATTATTTTTCATAGATACCAAGCTTGTGTTACTTGAAGGATACATCTTTTCCATAATTAATTTTGTTAACTTATTTTTTGAAAAGAGACCGCACCGACTTAGCTTCCACGAAAAATGATCTTCTTTATCCGGATTTATAGCAAAAGTTGAAAGTAGTGATTCGAGACTATCAATTTCACCTTTTGTACGCCCCGTAATTGGACGAGTCCAACTCCACGAGAACACGACCGAGCCATCAATGGATTGTATACGACTAGCAACCGAAACTTAGGGGTTAGATTCGAGCCGCACCAACCTTTTGAAAACCTCCTTTAGCGGTTTGTCCAATAACCAAACATCTTCCCAAAATTTCGTGTTGCAACCATCTTCTATCACTCTTGCAAAGGATTTTGTAAACTCAACACCCGCGTTGTCTATCTCAAACCCTGCTTTAAAAATATTGATCCAAGAAGAATTAGTAGATAAAAAATTCCCCCACATATTGAGAAGCCCCGAAACCCCATAAATACTCTTAATAACCTTAACCCACAAGCTAGTGGTTTCGGAatgaaacctccaccaccacttgccgattaaGGCCAAATTTTTACAATTTAAAGAGCCCACGTTATGTCCGCCATCCGCCCGAGGACGCATGACatcatcccatttaacccacgaAATTTTAGAAATATCACCCGATCCACCCCAAAAAAATTTATGTCTTACACACTCGAGTTTTTTAAGCACGGAGGGCGGGGCACGGTAGAGCGAAAAGTTGTACAACGGCAAACTATTTAGAACCGCATTCACGAGAGTTAAACGTCCACCGAAAGAAATCGTATGTGCTTTCCAATCCGATAATTTCTTCTCGAATTTATCAATCACCGGTTTCCAATTTGATAATTTTTTCATGTTGGCACCAATGGGAAGCCCAAGATAAGTCATAGGAAAAGTTCCCATTTTACATCCAAACACATTCGTCATATCCTCGACTTCCTTTTTATCTACACCCACACCAAATAAATTGCTCTTATTATAATTCACTTTTAGACCGGAGCTTAGTTCGAAGCATTTTAAAAGCTTCATTAGATTTTCCACATTCTCAAAACTCCACTTACCAAAGAAAatggtatcatccgcatattgcaagTGAGATATAGGGATTTTATCGTTACCAATTTCAACACCACAAAAGAGACCTCTAGAAAACGCCGATTTAGCCATCCAATTTAGACCTTCCGCCGCGATAATGAAAAGAAAATGAGAGAGGGGATCACCTTGTCTAACCCCACTCCCGAGGTGAAATTCTTTCGTTGGAGAACCGTTTACTAAAACCGAGATGGAAGCCGAACTAAGGCGTGATGCAATCCATTTCCTCCATGTGAATCCATAACCCATCAAGAACATCATTTCATCCAAAAAAATCTCAATTAAAGCTATCAAAagccttttcaaaatcaactttaaacAACTTACTCTTTATGTGTTTGCTCTTCGAGAATTCAAAGAATTCATTTACGACCAAAACACCATCCAAAATGTTCCTTCCTTTTATAAAAGCGCTTTTCTCAAAACCAACAATATTTGGAACGACCTTTTTAATCCGATTAGAAAGGAGTTTTGCAACGATCTTGTAAAAGCTACAAATGAGGCTAATAGGCCTATACTCACTTAGACTTACCGGATTAgcaactgtgacaacccagaaattttcgaccaaatttaaactttaatctttatatgtttccgacacgataagcaaagtttgttaagttaaatctcaagaattttaaactatgttcatacattcatttaaccttgaccggattccgacgattcacgaaccattatataaatagatataattatatagatatgtatatattataacttgagaatattaacaaagaattaaacgtataatactttacatgaacgtatttgtttcaatatgttcatcgatggaattagaagataatatcaaatgattgatttatcatatacattgaattatgattatgagtctctgttgagaggtccacattgatttgagaaatcttttctttttaacaatatccgaaaaaatggtaaagtgatttacaaataagaacaaataggtcaattaacgataactggacaaaggttagtagagattaactttcaacacaatgattgcctcgagtcttttgataaaataattattagtttttataatattgaaaacgttttatgacataGTTGAAATCATTTAAggaatgaatttgaatatatacaataggtcGAAAcgttaattgttagaactaattatatataaataacttgcaacgtgtatttaaaacgtgttcattaaatatatatgttttcaaaatagttaagtacacgatagtaatACTCGCTTAATGATGCGatggatatttaaaacgttagtacataaataaattgtatctatttaagttttaaaatgaaaacgttacgtgttataatatttttctaaacaattttaaaacgaactttaaaatataattagtttgaaaaactaaatattatattattaaataaatatttcaaatacatacaatacgtacaaatttatatttttaatgaatatatatatattttacaaagtgatagatataatattaacttggtcataaaacgttaatttaaaatatacattttgacaaacaatgaaacattgatttatagaaacaaatgaccacaacactcaaatgaaaaGATTATACTTTAGATAATATAATCTATCGAGGTTTAAGTCTATTTATTTTTAAAGGTAGAcgtcgcgaaacataaagtactagttttctaagcgtacgaaaatgcgttcgagaaatcgaaaCTAGGACATAAGTCGAGCATGAACGTACGAGTtagtggaactaaaattacaagttaacaatgcacttaaatataatataatataatatataattaattatataaattaaatatattatatatattattatataaatcgtcggcagccttgaaatcattgggaatgagctggacaggggagctccgcgatcgcgaagcaTATAGGCATTaaacctccgcaatcgcggaggtgTCGGTGACTGAATTGGTTATAAAACTCGATCATTCTCTGCTCCACTTTTCGATCTCTTTATCGAgagatatatactccgtatttatttattttattatttatattattattattaattcaaatgtattattagtagtataagtattattgttattagtattatacctaaaatactacgacgaggttatgagcgagttatttcaaaacgggttttttcgagtaggatagagctaaggaaattatgggttatagctatggaggttatgggtaatgttcgtgggtatgctcgtgaggtcaatctagtatttatcctCTCTGTCGCGTCCACGtactttctgcaatattgaatctcaatattgatacgtgagcactcataacttaacttttatatattaatagtgtatccctgactagtgctcgagtatataggattatgcatgcttgtacatttgatattatcgttagataggttatgttgaatcctgaattagatacacatgctactgagataaggtatatgatatgcatgtcgttggaaagctagcgaaaaattaagaacttttcatttagatatcgaatgatttcgatgaacggattaaaagatatagtcaattgaattattattacttttagtatagttattgttaaaatgattattattactatcgtcgttattatcgtcgttataattatctaattattattattattattattattattattattattatcatcatcatcatcattatcgttattaataaaaggtattatcattaaaaattgttatttttattattattactatcgttattatcatttaggttataattagtattattattattattattattattattattatcattaaaatagttattagtattatcattaatattatcataatatttattattattagtattattataattaaaactaatattagtaacatctaattattatgattactattattatcattattatgaacgcgatataaaagacgactacaagctattaacaaattgattagggaataatgagtataagtatcatgatgaaataaaaatattgtaagttattgatttagataaaaatatcattttcattatttttatcattattattattaaaagtattattaatattaaaactatcatttttacaaaaattattatataggaatatcattgttaatataaaatatcattattattatcattttagtattattattattaataaaattatcattttattataatatcattttttagtaaatataaatattgttattattattagtagaataataataataattattgcaaaataatacgactttttacttactattgttattatcgatattattttatcaaaaaaataggcgatacaaagatattttactacgtgtaatataattacattaataatacctatcatattatttttatgacattaactgaactttataaatattattacttaagatatataaaagtatatttttattatataaattttaatataaaattttgtttattaataaatgaattatattatttactctaataaaacctgttaaaaatatttaaatatataaaatgactatattttaactatataataatcatgtatagattttggaagtcattttggtcaagttgacttttgttgacttttgcatattagtctcgagcattaggattgtggtacactatgacttgacctaaattgttagacaaatattgaccaacatataaatatatataattaatataggttcgtgaatccgaagccaactttgcacttgttcaatgccatcatatgcttaattactacgaaatacaatattgtgagtttcatttgctccctttttaaatgcttttgcaatatatatttttgggactgagaatacatgcgctgcttttataaatgctttacaaaatagacacaagtgatcgaaactacattctatggttggattatcgaaccgaatatgcctctttttagcttggtagcctaagaattggtgtttataataattgccaccaattgacacgaatcctaaagatagatctatttggcccaacaagcctcatccgagtttcggatgctttagtacttcgatttatcatgtccgatgagagtcccggaatgatggggatattctatatgcatcatgttaaggtcggttgccaggtgttcaccatatgaatgaattttaattcgcgcgTTACgcttgtcaatatatgaaatcttgtggtctattaaaatgatggaaatgaatggttatgataaactaatgaactcaccaaccttttggttgacactttaaagcatgtttattctcaggtattaaggaaatcttccgctgtgcaattgctcattttagagatattacgtggagtcattcatgacatatttcaaaagacgttgcattcaagtcgttgagttcaataaagattattatgacagattaggtcatttatagtttggatattatgaaatggtatgcatgcctgtcaactttcgatgtaatgaaaggttgtcttttgaaaatgaatgcaatgtttgtaaaatgtatcatatagaggtcaaatacctcgcaatgtaatcatatgttattgtattcgtccttttggattaggacgagtcgtttCAGCAACTTTAGGAATTAGAGTGATGAATGAAGAGTTGCAACCCGGAGAGATGACAC
This genomic interval carries:
- the LOC139895876 gene encoding uncharacterized protein, yielding MRSSSRVGLGLSLVFGCLLLALIAELYYLLWWKKKRVTNREIQESYNSPAKEFLYLFCWKKPSSLSSTGLTTDTQVHEPQPSSSQSWFRPLGEHYDDLTVESELLRLHNLSGPPRFLFTIKEETKEDLESEDRSKKGSRGRSLSDVVFSVETPYFTPIASPSFLTPPRDSTLKTFSPLRHSTSDAEFNRIWASPPPNFKFLRDAEDKLQKSKLIEKSRVDGCVQKSDEYKIKGDENGSFITVIVSNEKEISHQYPSSSSQVLPLVASPPTFRPQFHKNPNSH